From one Montipora capricornis isolate CH-2021 chromosome 10, ASM3666992v2, whole genome shotgun sequence genomic stretch:
- the LOC138020103 gene encoding uncharacterized protein, with translation MASSQCAHISKVVPEDGYLFGPYVINCVVMSFLSLTAITGNVLILVSICRAPRFLRQPSYVLLINLAFADLCVGFLAEPAYLLYKISYLMNPHSALTCNVGLAFNLLSYFLSSLSLWTASAISLDRLMVLHLHMKYSAIITKFRVCVLVAALLILSSVFASMFEWALDAQNIVFVCLNSLALLIALFSYMKIFQIVRYHQRQISIQLSELSYASKRSENDLNSASMDRQQGERKMEQMERDGNGAANTEMNDHQRIEIKMKGNGGLHEKSRVTSEKQLQQKEWAPKETLGKANFEKPLLACEDLVEQQKADNPPVFIVAVNNYNQTQRQGVSKQFANDLEEKRASQRMQTVQGKSETSVLSSVVSLSAGNSGHKLETGTRPKPSTDNMELKMTETEFAHIERNQTGKNTTFLCEGELIETVSSQLNNRGKEYFSAKEDAAMMKENSCQSEESIYDRNCLNGLCSSYDQSRVLLNESSPLSKRQKTFGEENEITLVENNYNVKRFLGNLDSKFDLRARKTPSINTITCHTEAIETNSATDGSCTKRCDQNYCFPNESLSVIQSEVKLHHVDEKETKSMKPEDKQYFQGMNEHQNSIADEEELAQSKELNKSEGSLDGQERGCNSDAICQNQEIKRSNYGHKDKPNDNQVTSEMKKRFKLKHFKKSVVNMFVIWFIMLLCYLPLFCPSILVNFLGRTYSMHLAFNFATSVMFVNSSVNPIVFCWRIREFRAAVRKTLKDVFGF, from the coding sequence ATGGCTTCTTCACAATGCGCTCATATCAGTAAAGTTGTGCCAGAGGACGGCTACCTTTTCGGTCCGTATGTTATTAACTGTGTCGTGATGTCTTTTCTGAGCTTAACAGCGATAACAGGAAATGTTTTGATTCTTGTATCCATTTGTAGAGCACCACGGTTCCTGCGTCAACCATCCTATGTCCTCCTAATCAACCTCGCCTTTGCCGATCTCTGCGTCGGATTCTTAGCGGAGCCTGCTTACTTACTCTACAAAATATCTTACTTAATGAATCCCCATTCCGCGTTGACGTGTAACGTTGGACTCGCGTTTAACCTTCTTTCATACTTTCTATCGTCGTTATCCCTCTGGACCGCTTCCGCGATTTCTCTTGATAGACTAATGGTTCTTCATCTTCACATGAAATACAGCGCAATAAtaacgaaatttcgagtttgtgtTCTTGTTGCTGCTTTACTAATACTAAGCTCAGTTTTCGCTTCCATGTTCGAGTGGGCACTGGATGCGCAGAATATAGTATTTGTGTGCCTGAATTCCCTTGCTTTGCTCATTGCATTGTTCTCCTATATGAAGATATTTCAAATTGTCCGGTATCATCAAAGACAGATTTCAATCCAGCTGTCCGAGCTATCGTATGCCTCAAAGAGAAGCGAAAATGACCTCAATTCGGCTTCAATGGACAGGCAGCAAGGTGAACGCAAGATGGAGCAAATGGAAAGAGATGGAAATGGAGCAGCAAACACAGAAATGAATGATCATCAAAGGATTGAAATCAAAATGAAAGGCAATGGAGGTCTACATGAAAAATCGAGGGTTACAAGTGAGAAGCAGTTGCAACAGAAGGAATGGGCACCAAAGGAAACTCTGGGGAAAGCTAATTTCGAGAAACCTCTTCTTGCGTGCGAAGATTTAGTTGAACAACAGAAGGCAGATAATCCGCCTGTTTTTATTGTGGCAGTCAACAATTATAATCAAACACAGAGACAAGGTGTGTCTAAGCAGTTCGCAAACGATTTGGAAGAGAAACGTGCTTCGCAACGTATGCAAACTGTACAGGGAAAATCTGAAACATCGGTACTATCGAGTGTTGTGAGTTTATCAGCAGGAAACAGCGGTCATAAGTTGGAGACAGGAACACGTCCAAAACCTTCAACTGACAATATGGAACTTAAGATGACCGAAACAGAGTTTGCTCACATCGAGCGCAATCAAACAGGCAAAAATACGACTTTTTTATGTGAGGGTGAACTCATAGAAACTGTATCATCGCAACTTAATAACCGCGGCAAAGAGTATTTCTCAGCTAAGGAAGATGCAGCCATGATGAAAGAAAACTCCTGTCAAAGCGAAGAGTCAATATATGACAGGAACTGTTTAAACGGATTGTGTTCAAGTTATGATCAAAGTCGCGTCCTGTTAAATGAAAGTTCGCCTTTATCCAAAAGGCAGAAAACGTTCGGAGAAGAGAATGAAATTACGTTAGTAGAGAATAACTATAATGTCAAGAGATTTCTTGGAAATCTTGATTCTAAGTTTGATTTAAGAGCCAGAAAAACACCAAGTATCAATACAATTACATGCCACACAGAAGCGATTGAAACCAATTCGGCTACAGATGGCAGCTGTACGAAGAGATGTGATCAAAATTATTGCTTTCCAAATGAAAGTTTGTCAGTCATCCAGTCGGAAGTAAAACTGCATCACGTAGATGAGAAAGAAACAAAGTCAATGAAACCGGAAGACAAGCAATATTTTCAAGGGATGAATGAACATCAGAATTCGATTGCAGACGAGGAAGAACTAGCCCAGAGCAAAGaattgaataaaagcgagggaAGCCTTGACGGCCAAGAAAGAGGGTGCAATAGTGACGCAATTTGTCAAAACCAAGAAATCAAACGATCAAATTACGGACACAAAGATAAGCCAAATGACAATCAGGTGACCagcgaaatgaaaaaaagattcaaattgaaacattttaaaaagtCAGTGGTGAACATGTTTGTGATTTGGTTTATCATGCTTCTCTGTTACCTGCCTCTATTTTGCCCATCTATCTTAGTTAACTTTCTTGGTCGCACTTATTCGATGCATTTAGCATTCAATTTTGCCACCTCTGTGATGTTTGTCAATTCCAGTGTGAATCCCATCGTCTTCTGCTGGAGAATACGCGAATTCCGTGCAGCAGTGAGAAAGACTCTAAAAGATGTGTTTGGGTTTTAA